From the genome of Cryptococcus neoformans var. neoformans B-3501A chromosome 1, whole genome shotgun sequence, one region includes:
- a CDS encoding hypothetical protein (Similar to gi|40739060|gb|EAA58250.1| hypothetical protein AN6851.2 [Aspergillus nidulans FGSC A4], FASTA scores: opt: 746, E(): 1.8e-38, (42.444% identity (71.383% similar) in 311 aa overlap (42-332:290-583)); HMMPfam hit to CBS, CBS domain, score: 106.2, E(): 7.6e-29), with amino-acid sequence MSSTSPTASFRPNQRSSQSYHPQISTSTASSTASQAFSDRAPVSIARRPSRATHPPMAPPRPLTHDEALEALRAFLKERSSYDVFPVSFRLIVLDTQLKVKKALDVMLLYGVVSAPLWNTSSAQFAGMFTVQDVIHLIQYYYHTSSWEGATADVEQFRLQSIRDIEKVLHVPPPPLLYVHPLRPLYDACRYLIRTHARRLPLIDKDPQTNGEVVISVLTQYRVLKFIAMNCRDITQYLTASVQELGIGTYVSPNPDPSNTNKFWPIAAATMKTTVFDVVHMFSEQGISAVPIVDDQGKVLNLYETVDVITLVRNGAYTSLDLTIAQALKQRAVDFAGVVTCSPKDSLSAIFSLIKIRRVHRLVVVAGQDDEQPGRLVGVISLSDIMRALIGNDIPLGGAGVGAMGVDRALREEGEEGVFARSEGSKSAGTSTEGQSTE; translated from the exons ATGTCCTCCACATCTCCTACAGCATCCTTCCGCCCTAATCAAAGGTCATCTCAGTCCTATCATCCCCAAATTTCGACTTCCACAGCGTCATCTACAGCTTCTCAAGCGTTCTCCGACCGTGCTCCCGTTTCTATTGCCCGTCGCCCATCACGCGCGACACATCCGCCAATGGCTCCTCCAAGGCCGCTGACTCATGACGAAGCTCTCGAAGCACTCCGAGCTTTTCTGAAAGAACGCTCTAGCTATGATGTCTTCCCAGTCAGCTTCAGGCTGATAGTTCTTGACACGCAACtaaaggtgaagaaggcacTGGATGTGATGCTATTGTACG GGGTAGTCTCTGCACCTTTATGGAACACATCGTCAGCTCAGTTTGCTG GGATGTTTACGGTTCAAGATGTCATCCATCTGATCCAATATTATTACCATACTTCAAGTTGGGAAGGTGCCACAGCAGATGTAGAGCAGTTCAGATTGCAGAGTATCAGAG ACATTGAGAAGGTCCTTCACGTTCCGCCGCCACCACTCCTCTATGTACATCCTCTACGCCCATTATATGACGCCTGTCGGTATCTTATTCGCACGCATGCTCGGCGTCTTCCGCTCATTGACAAGGATCCACAAACCAACGGGGAGGTTGTGATCAGTGTCTTAACCCAGTACAGAGTACTGAAATTCATTGCCATGAAT TGCCGAGATATTACACAATACCTTACGGCTTCTGTCCAAGAACTCGGCATCGGAACTTATGTGTCGCCTAATCCTGATCCTTCAAACACCAATAAGTTTTGGCCGATAGCTGCGGCCACAATGAAAACGACAGTGTTTGATGTGGTGCATATGTTCTCGGAGCAGGGAATCAGTGCTGTGCCAATTGTCGATGACCAGGGCAAAGTACTCAATCTGTATGAAACTGTAGATGTGATT ACGCTGGTGCGGAATGGCGCATATACTTCGCTTGATTTGACCATCGCACAAGCTCTGAAACAACGGGCTGTTGACTTTGCTGGTGTGGTCACTTGTTCGCCAAAAGATTCCCTTAGCGCGATATTTAGTTTGATCAAGATTAGGCGAGTGCATAGGTTGGTAGTCGTTGCAGGACAGGATGACGAACAACCAGGAAGGCTGGTGGGTGTGATCAGCTTGAGTGATATAATGCGCGCATTAATC GGAAACGATATTCCTCTCGGAGGCGCTGGTGTGGGGGCCATGGGTGTGGATCGGGCGttaagagaagaaggagaagagggcgTTTTTGCCAGGTCTGAAGGGAGCAAAAGTGCGGGCACGAGCACGGAGGGACAAAGTACAGAGTAG